TGCAAAACACGGAGTCGCGGAGCATGGTCTGACGGCGTTCACGCAAGAAACGTTCAACGCGGTCTTGGCGACCTGCGACGATTCCCCAACGGGCAGGCGCGACCGCGCCCTGTTGCTTTTCGCTTGGGAGGGCGGCGGGCGGCGGCGTTCGGAAGTGGCTTCCGCCACCATGGAGAACTTGTGCCGCGTAGGTCCACAGCACTACGTCTATTTCCTGCCCGGACCGAAAACGACGCGTCAAGTCGCCAGTGAAAAGCCTTTGACTGGCGACGCTGCCGTTGCACTCGACGCTTGGCTAGAAATCAGGGGGCTTGCTGAAGGACCGCTGTTCCGGTCGATCCGCAGGAACGGAAGGTGCTCGAGCCGAGGACTCAATCCGGAGGCGATCCGCCGCATCGTCAAGGATCGGTGCCGAAGGGCCGGTCTGCCGAACGAGTACTCTGCCCACTCGCTGCGGTCAGGTTTTGTTGCCGAGGCAGGCAGGCGCAACATCGGACTGAACGCCGCCATGGACTTGTCAGGCCACAAGCATTTTATGGAGTTCGCGCGCCACTACTACCAGAACGAACATGCCCTCGGCGGAGTTGTGATCGATCTGATGACGGACGATTGCCACAAGCCTGCGGGCCGAACTAAATAGTCCTCAGGCCTACCCTGGGCGCCGCGAACTGCGCTTTGAGCGCGGCGAACACCTGATGGGCAGATCTGCCCGTCAGAGGCTGCGTGCCGACGCTGCTCCAAATTCACCAGATCGCACATAGTCCGTTTGGGATCGTTCGTCAAACGAATCTCTTCGATTCGATGTTTGACAAAGAATTGAGTTAGAAGATGTCAAACGAATTTCTTGTTTGACTCTTTCTGCCACCTTGAGACCAGAGGAGAAGCCGGCCTCCGATTGTCAAAGGAATTACTAGAACCACATGTTCCGTTTGAATCCATGTGGTTCTAGTAATTCCTTTGACGTCAACCCAACTCGCGCCCCTGCTTTCTGGAAGGTTCGCCTGCGGCGACGAAAAACTACCGACGTTTTCACAAAAACTGTGGACCGTCGGACCATAAACACAAGACGGGCACAGCTTTCACAACGGCCGTTCAGATGATAGAATTGATGCTACATTGCATCAAAATGGATTCCACCCTATCATGCGTACCACTGTCACCATCGAAGATTCTCTTTTCGAGAAAGCTCTGGAAATGGCCGATCCCGACATGGACAAAACGGAAATTTTTCGGGAAGCCTTCCGCACGTTCGTGCGTGTTCAGGCGGGCAAGCGCCTCATTGCGCTCGGAGGGGCGGCGCCCGACATCAAGGACGTGCCGCGTCGTCGGAGCGACCCTGTCTCGTCATGAGCGTGCTCGTAGACACGTCTGTTTGGGTCGACCATTTCCGCAGCGGCAACGCCGCACTCGCGCACCTGGTCGGCTCGGATCTCGCCTTGACCCATCCGCTGGTGCTCGTTGAGCTGGCCTGTGGCACTCCACCTTCTCCGCGGGAGCACACCCTTGGCAGTCTGAGCCTGCTGAGGACATGCAATCAAGCAACGCTGGATGAGGTGCGGGAACTGATCGAGCGCGAAAAACTGTACGGGCTCGGGTGCGGATTCGTCGACATGGCGCTACTCGCATCGACCCTCATCACTCCTGGCGCACGGCTATGGACCCTGGACCGGCGCCTGTCGGAACTGGCGCAGCGCTTCAAGGTCGCTCATGGCATCCTGAAGCCAGACATGGATCAGCTTGGACTGCAGGGACTCGGTCCGGTCGAGTACCGGTTGGCAAGCACCGCCTGATCGGCGGATTCGTGACCGTTCAACTTCTGGGGGCCAGTTCAAAGCCGGGGCGATTCAGGGCGCCTACCCTCAACAATCCTAGTGGTAGTCGTCTTCGCGTTGGTGGCGGATCGCAGCGACCACGACCTCTCGTTCGCTGATGACTCGAAACAATGCTACATATCCCGAAGCCCCGAATGGAATGACCAACTCGCGCTCAAGCCGGTCGGCGTCGGCAATACGGCAGGTGAACGGATTCGTTTCCAAAATTCGAAATTCTGTGCGGATGGCCGTTATTGCACGACGCGGCAGATCCAAATCTCCGTGCAGCAGAGCGGACTCGACCAGGAAGTCTTCAAGACGCAGTAGATCCTCAAGGGCTTCGCGCGTCAGAGTAACCGCATAGGTCACGGGCGAACGACTCTGCCGCGCTTCTCCTGCGCAAGCTGCAAAATGCGCACGTCGAGGCGCGCTTGCATTGCGTCAAGTGCGTCCTTGGCAGAGTAATACTCGCCGCTCTTGTTGGCACGCTTCAATGATTCGCGGCCGCGCGCAAGGAACTCATGTTGGGATCGGCGGCGCTGGGCGGCCTGTACGGCCGCATTTTCCACAAACTGCGACAGGCTTTCACCTTGGCGCAGTACGCTCTCGATCTCATCGCGCACGGACTGCTCGACGCGCACGGGAGGCAACTGGGCAGTTTTCATAAAGGCGATTGTAAAGCAATTGCTATGCAAACTGGGCGTCCGAGGCGTATGCGGCCAATCGTTCCCTCTTGACGAGACGACAGAACTCTGCCGACAGCTTCAAAAAAAAAAACTAAGGACGTTTGGACCACAAACACAGAGCAGGCGCAGATTTCGCGACCATAAACACGGGACTTGCGCAGTTGGTGCGTAGCGTCCAGCCTTCCCACATGAATGAATCGCCCCGGCTTTCGTGGAGGCCGGTTGGTTTAAGTCATGCCGCCATCGTGGCGGTCTGACTGGCGAGTTGCCGATAGTAGTTTGCCTCAGCTTCTGCAGGCGGGATGTAGCCGATGGGTTCGAGCAGGCGATGGTGGTTGAACCAGGACACCCATTCGAGCGTCGCGAACTCCACCGCCTCCTTGGTCTTCCACGGTGCCCGGCGATGGATCAGCTCGGCCTTGTAGAGGCCGTTGATCGTCTCCGCCAGGGCGTTGTCATAGGAGTCGCCTTTGCTTCCCACCGATGGCTCGATGTCTCGCAAGGCATGCACACCTGACAACGCAGCTTGCGAAGGCTTCTTCGGTCGGCTCAAGAACGAGCTGTTCTATCCTCGAGACTGGAAGAACGCCACCATTGAGCAAGTCATCGAGGCGGTCGACTCGTACATCTGCTGGTACAACGAGAAGCGGATCAAGATCTCTCTCGGCTCCCTCAACCCCATCGAATACTGGGTAAACCTTGGACTTGCGGCATAAACCAGTCCAAGTTTTTATCCGCACCCCTCCAGTGAAGGTGGGTCAAGACTCAACCGGCGCCCACAAGCCTACGGGGACTTCATGCGGCAGAGCATGGCCAGAATGCGGGCCTCGCCGGGGCCCCGGCACCCGCTCTGCAGATATGGCCGAAGCAGTCTGGTGCGCAGCGATCGACCCGTCGTCTCCGATGGAAATACCGGCAGGCGCCGACGCGGTTCAGTGGGCTCGCGAAGCCTCCTGAGCCTGGTGCCGCTAAGAGTCGGCGGCAAGCGGCGGGCGCGCGGCGATCTGCTCGATCGGCTCTCCCGCCTCAAATCGGGCAATGAACTCCTCCGGGACGAAGCGCACGCCGATGAAGTTGTCGGCATAGGCACCGCTCGCGATCGCGCCTGTGCGTCGCCAGCCACTTCGCACAAGACCCCGCGGGCCCCCTCCCCTACGCTGGAACCTGTCCACCGCACGCAGGGTGCGGCGCAGGAAACCAGAGCAATGCCGCAGATCGAATCCACCATTTCCGCCAGCAACGCGCCCTTCGTGGCGAACCGCGATCACATGCTGGGCCTGCTGAAACGCGTACGCGACTTCGAGCAGCGAACCCGAGCCAGGTCAGCCGCTTCTCGCGAGCGCTTCGAGAAGCGGCAGCAGTTGCTGCCGCGCGAGCGCCTGTCGCTTTTGCTTGATCCCGGCGCGCCGTTCCTCGAGCTGGCCTCCCTGGCAGGGCTCGGCCTGGACACCGCCGATCTCGAAAGGAGCGTGCCCGGCGGCGGCCTGATTGCCGGCATTGGTTTCGTGAGCGGCATGCGCTGCATGGTGCTGGCCTCCGACTCGGGTATCGATGCCGGCGCGTTGCAGCCGATGGGCCTGGACAAGCAGTTGCGCATACAGGAGATCGCTCTGGAGAACAGGCTGCCCTACGTGCAGCTGGTGGAAAGTGCCGGCGCCAACCTGATGCAGTACCGTGTCGAGGATTTCGTACGCGGCGGCAACCTGTTCCGCAACCTGGCGCGCATGTCCGCCGACGGCCTTCCGGTGATCACGGTGACCCACGGCTCGTCCACCGCGGGTGGTGCCTACCAGACCGGGCTGTCGGACTACATCATCCTGGTGCGCGGGCGCTCCCGCGCCTTCCTGGCAGGACCGCCGCTGCTGAAGGCCGCCACCGGCGAGATCGCCACCGAGGAGGAGCTCGGCGGCGCCGTGATGCACACCTCGATCTCGGGACTGGGCGACTACCTGGCCGAGGACGACCGCGATGGCCTGCGCATCGCGCGCGACATCCTGGCTCAGATCGACTGGAACCGGGGCATGCCGGCCGAGCGGCCGCGCGCCTTCAAGCCGCCCCGCCATGACACCGAGGAACTGCTGGGCATCATGCCCGCCGACCACAAGCGGCCCGTCGACATGAAGCAGATCATCGCCCGGATCGCCGACGACTCCGACTTCCTCGAGTTCGGAGAGAACTACGGCAGTGCCACCGTCTGCGGGCACTTCAAGCTGGAAGGCTGGCCCGTCGGCGTGATCACCAACAATGGTCCGATCGACCCGGCCGGTGCCTCCAAGGCGACGCATTTCATCCAGGCCTGCTGCCAGTCGCGCACGCCGATCCTGTACCTGAACAACACCACCGGCTTCATGGTGGGCCGCTCCTACGAGGAAGCCGGGATCATCAAGCACGGGTCCAAGATGATCCAGGCGGTCACGAATGCCACCGTGCCGCAGGTCACGATCTACTGCGGTGCTTCCTACGGCGCCGGCAACTACGCGATGTGCGGGCGCGGCTTCCACCCGCGGTTCTGCTTCAGCTGGCCCAACGCCAAGACCGCGGTGATGGGAGGCGAACAGGCGGCGCAGACCATGCGCATCGTCGCGGAAGCCGGCATGCGCCGCAAGGGCCAGGTGGACGAGGCCAGGCTGGACGAGATGGCACAACGGATCGTCGACCGGTTCGACAGCCAGATGAGCGTCTTCACCACCAGCGCCCACCTGCTCGATGACGGTGTGATCGACCCGCGCGATACCCGTGCGGTCCTGGCGAAGGTTCTGGCCGTCTGCCGCGAGGCGCAGGCTCGCCGGCCGCAGAAGATGCAATTCTCGGTCGCGCGTCCCTGAAGGAAGCATCGAATCCCCATGAGCACCATGACGCCGTTCTCCAAGATCCTCGTTGCCAACCGAGGCGAGATTGCGCTGCGTGTCATGCGCAGCGCGAAGATCCTCGGATACCGCACCGTGGCCGTGTACTCTTCCGCTGACGCGCGGGCCGCCCACGTGGCTGCGGCGGACCAGGCCGTCTGCATCGGCGAGCCGCTTCCCGCGCAGTCTTATCTGCGCATCCCCGCCATCATCGATGCGGCGCGTGCGAGCGGTGCCGATGCGGTGCATCCGGGCTACGGATTCCTCGCGGAAAACGAAGACTTCGCCGCGGCCTGCCGCGAGTCAGGACTGGTTTTCATCGGCCCGTCGCCGGAAGCGATCCGGGCGATGGGGGACAAGGCCGGCGCCAAGCAGTTGATGATGCAGGCCGGCGTGCCGTGCATTCCCGGCTACCTGGGCGAGGACCAGAGCGAGCAGCGCCTGGCCGACGAAGCCGCCCGGCTGGGCTACCCCGTGATGATCAAGGCCACTGCCGGCGGCGGTGGTCGCGGCATGCGGCTGGTGAAGTCGCATGGCGAATTCGTGGAGTTGCTGCGCGGTGCACAGTCGGAGGCGAAGAATGCCTTCGGCAATGCCACCGTGCTCCTGGAGCGCGCCATCGTGGAGCCGCGCCACATCGAGATCCAGGTGTTCGCCGATCGCCACGGCAACGCGCTGCACCTCGGAGAGCGCGACTGCTCGGTGCAGCGGCGCCACCAGAAGGTGATCGAGGAGGCGCCGTCGCCAGCGGTCGACGCGCAGCTGCGCGCGCGCATGGGGGCCACCGCAGTGGCTGCGGTCAAAGCGATCGGCTACGAGGGCGCGGGGACGCTGGAGTTCCTGCTGGACCGCGATGGCAACTACTATTTCATGGAGATGAACACCCGGCTGCAAGTGGAGCATCCGGTGACCGAGGCGATCACGGGGCTTGACCTCGTGGAGTGGCAACTTCGGGTGGCCGCCGGCGAGCCGCTGCCGCTGGCGCAGGAGGACATCCGATTTCAGGGCCATGCCATCGAGGTGCGCCTGTGCGCAGAGGACGTGCCCGCCGGGTTCATGCCGCAGAGTGGGACGATGCGGCGCTGGCAACCGCCGCATGGGTTGCGCGTCGAGCACGCCCTTGGCGATGGCGCCGTCATTCCGCCCTGCTACGACTCCATGATCGCGAAACTGATCGCCCACGGACGCAGCCGCGACGAAGCCCGGCGCAAGCTGCTGCGCGGGCTGCAGGACACCGTGGCGCTCGGCGTTCGCACCAACCAGGATTTCCTCGCCCGCTGCCTGGCACAGCCCGTGTTCGCGGCCGGCGGTGCGACCACGGCCTTCATTGCGCAGCATGAGGGCGAGCTCCTGCAGCCAGAGGAAGCCGCGGGCACCGGCGCCGCACTCATCGGCGCCTGGCTGCTGTACGAAACCGCGGGCGAGGCCAGGCAAGGGGCCGGCAGCCGCAGGCTTGCGCATGGGCTGCCGATCGGGATGCGCTTCTCGCTGGACGGGAGCGATTGCCAGGTCGGCGTGTCCCAGACCCGGGCGCAGGTCTTCACGCTCACGGCGAACGGAGTCGAGCACGTTCTGGAGGCCATCGCCCTCGGCGAGCATGACGCGCGATTCATCCTCGACGGCGTGATGGACAGCACCGTGTTCGACCGTGACGACAGCAGCCTCTGGCTGCGCTATGCAGGGCACCCCCACGCTTTGGAAGACCGCACTCGTTCCGCGCCGGCGCGGCGCGAAGACGGCGGCGGCGACGGCCGGGTGCGCGCATCCATGAATGGACGCGTGATCGCCTTGCATGCTGCACCGGGGGACAAGGTGACGGCGGGCCAGCCCCTGGTGACGCTCGAAGCCATGAAGATGGAGCACGTCCACAACGCCTGCGCCACGGGAACCCTGCTGGCCGTGCACGTGGCCGTTGGCGACCAGGTCGAGGCGCAGCGCGTCGTGGCGGAGATTCGGGCCGAGGCACCATCAACCGGCCCGACAGGCGCCATGCCATCGGCACCGGTGTCATCGCCGGCCGGGGGCAATTCGTGAACTTGTTTGCAGAATTGGTTTTAAGTGATAAACATCTGCCGCGACAGGATGTACTTGAAGCTACATTTTGTAGACCAAGAACCGCCGGCATTTTTTGGTCACCGCAAGAGCCGGCAATCGGAGAATCGAATGCCTCTCCTGTTCCTGATGAGGCTGCAGCATGTGCAGCTTCCGGTGCGAGTGGCCGACCCGGAGGATGTCCGGTGTGTCTCGGTGCTGCTGGCCACGGGTCTGATCGAAGCCGAGATCAAGGCGCTCAGGTCGAGCGCGCGATACGCCGCATCACAGGTGGCGACGGTGATCCGCATCACCGAGGACGGCCTGGCCGAGATCGCGAAGATGGGCGACGTCCCGGAACTCGTGAAGACCTCCATGCGGTTCGCCCGGGGATTGCGCCTGATGTGACCGCGGGCGCAGCGGCTGCGCTGGGCGCGTCGGCGGCGGTCCGAACCATGGACCTCCCTCGTGCAGCAAAAGATGATGTACGCACAGATATTGGCGGACGTGCTGGGGATACCTCTGCGCGGGCAGGCCAAGTTCTCATAGCTCGGCACCTGCGGCAGAATTTTTCGGTCGCGCGGCACTTCGCGGCCCGCGAATCCGCTGCGCTTACTCGGTCAGTGCGCGCCGCACGTCGTCCTGCAAGCTGCGCAGGTGGCTGCGCATGGCCTCGCGGGCGCGCCCGGCATCGCGAGAGCGCAGGGCCGCGACGATCTCGCCATGCTCGTCGTGGTTCTCGCGCTGGCGATGCAGCGGGCTGTGCAGGCGGAAAAGCCGGGCGTTGACCCGCAGTTCCTCCACCAGCCGCGGAAACACCACGTTGCCGCTGGCGCTTGCAATGACCAGATGGAAATGATCGTCGAAATGAAAATGCTCGATCTCGCTGTGCTCGCCGCTGTGCAACGCCTTGCCTTGGGCTTCCAGCTCGTCGATCTGCGCATCGGTGATCTTGGCCACCGCGAGGGCAATGCATTCGCACTCGATCACCTCGCGGGCACGCATGCAGTCGAAGTACTCCTTGGTGCCGAGCGCCCGAACGGCATAGGAACGTGCATCGCGCCGCACCAGCAGGCCCTCGCCGGCCAGTCGTACCAGTGCCTCGCGCATCGGCGTGCGGGAGATGCGCAGTTCCTCCGCCAGGCGTGCCTCCTGCAGCGGGCTGCCCGCCGAGATCTGGCGGTCGAGGATGAGCGTGCGCAGTCGCGCGTAGGCCTGCTCGGCCAGGCTGGCGGAGCGAACCTCCAGCGGAGCGATCGTGATGGTGGCGGGTTGCGTAGGGCTGGGAAGGCTGGGCATGCGGAGAACGGCGAAGGCCACGGGCGGGCAAGCTTAGCAGGGCCTGGCGGCGCGCACCGATGGCCTCACAGCCACTTGGCGAGCGGATTGCCGTCGTTCGGCGCGCGCGGCCGCAGGCACGGCAGGAACTCGCCCGATCCGGGCTCGGCCTGGAACACGCCGTCCTGCCACACCACGCGGCCGCGTGACACCGTGAGGCCGGGCCAGGCGCGCAGCTTCATGCCCTCGTAGGGCGTGTAGTCGGCGGCGTGATGCAGCATCTCGTTGCTCAGCAGCTTCTCCTCGCCCTCGGCGAAGAGGTCCCACACGACGAAGTCGGCATCGCTGCCGACCGCGATCGTGCCCTTGCGCGGGTACAGGCCGTAGAGCCGCGCGGGATTGGTGGCCGTGAGCTCGACGAAGCGGTGGATGTCGATGCGCCCCTTCAGCACGCCCTCGCTCATGAGCAGCGGCAGGCGCGTCTCCACGCCGGGGATGCCGTTGGGGATGCGGTCGAAGGAGGCGTTGTCGCCGGCCACCCGCTTGCCGTCGGGGCCATTCATGTTGAAAGGTGCGTGGTCGGACGAGACGATCGTGAAGAGGCCGCTGGCGAGACCGTTCCAGATGAAAGGCTGGTTCGCCTTGTCGCGCGGCGGCGGGCTGCAGATGCAGCGCGCGCCGTGCATCGGGTCGTCCGGATCGATGCCGAGGTCCTCGGCGCTGAGGAACAGGTACTGCGGGCAGGTCTCGGCATGGATCGGGAGGCCGCGCCCGCGCGCCCAGTGGATCTGCTCGACCGCCTCGCGGCCCGAGACGTGGACGATCAGGATCGGCGTGTCGACCAACTCCGCGAGCGCGATCGCGCGATGCGTCGCCTCGCGCTCCACCGCCATCGGCCGCGAGCTCGCGTGGTAGCGCGGCGCGGTCAGGCCCGCCTCGAGCAACTGCTCGGTGAGCCAGGCGATGCAGTCGCTGTTCTCGGCGTGGATCATCGTCATGGCCCCGTGGCGGCGCGCGGTGGCGAGCACCTCGAGGATCTGCCGGTCCTCGAGCTTGAGGTCGTCGTAGGTCATGTAGATCTTGAAGGAGGTGTACCCCTTCTCGATCAGCATCGGCAGCTCGCGCTGCGTCACGTCGCGCGTGGCATCGGCGACGATCAGGTGGAAGGCGTAGTCGATCACCGCCTTGCCCTCGGCGCGGCGGTGGTAGTCGTCGACCGCCTCCTGGACGCTGCGGCCCTTCTGCTGTGCCGCGAAGGGAAGCACGGTGGTGGTGCCGCCGCAGGCCGCGGAACGCGTGCCCGAGAGGAAGTCGTCGGCGAAGCGCGAGCCGTCGCTGGTGGGCTGGTCGAAGTGGCAATGGCCGTCGACGCCGCCCGGCGTCACGAGCCGGCCACGCGCATCGATCTCGCGCGCGGCGCCGGCCTCGAGCCCTTGGGCGATGGCGCAGATGCGCCCGTCCCGCACGCCGATGTCGGCGGTATAGCGGTCGCCGACGGTGGCGATGTCGGCGTTGCGCAGGATCAGGTCGTAGCGGGTGGTGTTCATGGCGCGGGGTGGCTTCAGCGCTGCTCGAGCGCGGGTTCGGCGGGGATCGGCGGCGCGCCGGCGTCGCCGTGGGCTCGGCCATAGTGGCGCTCGATGCGGCGCTGGATGAAGTCCCAGGCGGTGGTCATCAGCAGGTAGTAGATCGCCGCCACGATGAACAGCTCGAGCACCATGAACTTCTCCTGGATCAGCACCTGGGTGCGCCGCAGCAGCTCCTCCATCGAGATCACGGAAGTGATCGAGGTGGTCTTGAGCAGCCCGTTGATGCTGTTGCCGAGCGTCGGCACGATCAACCGCATCGCCTGCGGCATCACGATGTAGCGCATGGTCTGCGCGCTGCTGAAGCCCACGGCGCGCGCGGCGTTGGTCTGGCCCGGGGGAACCGACTGGATGCCGCCGCGCACGATCTCCGCCAGGTAGGCGGCTTCGTTGAGGATCAGCCCGAGCAGCGCCGACTCGATGACCGAGAGCTTCAGCCCGAGCTGCGGCAGTCCCGTGTAGATGATGATCAGCTGCACCAGCAGCGGCGTACCGCGGAACACCCAGATGTAGAAGTGCGCCGGCGCGCACAGCCAGCGGCGGCTCGACAGCCGCGCCAGCGCCAGCGCGAAGCCCACGACGAGGCCGCCTGCGATGGCCGCGAGCGTGAGCCACAGCGTGGTCACCGCGCCGCTGAGGAGGTACGGATTGAACAGGTAGTCGACGAACCCCGACCAGCTCCAGCCTTGTCCCATGAGCGTTCCTTCGCGTGCCTGATGGCGTTGGCGCCGGGCCTCAGCCCGCCGGGCCCTTGACGGCCACCGCGCCGTCCACCGACTTGACGCCGTACTGGTCGAACAGCTTCTGGAAGCTGCCGTCGGCCTTCATGTCGTTCATGGCCTTCGCGATGGCGGCGGCGAGGTCCTTGTTGCGCGTGGCCAGCGCCACGGGCGTGGGGAACAGGCCGTGCAGCACGCGATCGAAATCGCCGCGCTTCTGGTATTCGGCGCCGGTCGAGTCGATCGACA
This genomic window from Variovorax sp. V93 contains:
- the hydA gene encoding dihydropyrimidinase, whose product is MNTTRYDLILRNADIATVGDRYTADIGVRDGRICAIAQGLEAGAAREIDARGRLVTPGGVDGHCHFDQPTSDGSRFADDFLSGTRSAACGGTTTVLPFAAQQKGRSVQEAVDDYHRRAEGKAVIDYAFHLIVADATRDVTQRELPMLIEKGYTSFKIYMTYDDLKLEDRQILEVLATARRHGAMTMIHAENSDCIAWLTEQLLEAGLTAPRYHASSRPMAVEREATHRAIALAELVDTPILIVHVSGREAVEQIHWARGRGLPIHAETCPQYLFLSAEDLGIDPDDPMHGARCICSPPPRDKANQPFIWNGLASGLFTIVSSDHAPFNMNGPDGKRVAGDNASFDRIPNGIPGVETRLPLLMSEGVLKGRIDIHRFVELTATNPARLYGLYPRKGTIAVGSDADFVVWDLFAEGEEKLLSNEMLHHAADYTPYEGMKLRAWPGLTVSRGRVVWQDGVFQAEPGSGEFLPCLRPRAPNDGNPLAKWL
- a CDS encoding site-specific integrase; translation: MTYSAPTPDREQINRLTSKVVGDGLSQFHSRNTVASYCSAMRYWFAWYQLRFGGEMKFPVSVLVVVQFIVDHAALPAPMRRAIAFARDEACATDGTAAARETKGPLPNPIDELLVNAGFKAELGSFTLSTLIARLAALSSVHQSLNSENPCKHVRVRELMGEVRQEYAKHGVAEHGLTAFTQETFNAVLATCDDSPTGRRDRALLLFAWEGGGRRRSEVASATMENLCRVGPQHYVYFLPGPKTTRQVASEKPLTGDAAVALDAWLEIRGLAEGPLFRSIRRNGRCSSRGLNPEAIRRIVKDRCRRAGLPNEYSAHSLRSGFVAEAGRRNIGLNAAMDLSGHKHFMEFARHYYQNEHALGGVVIDLMTDDCHKPAGRTK
- a CDS encoding type II toxin-antitoxin system VapC family toxin, whose protein sequence is MSVLVDTSVWVDHFRSGNAALAHLVGSDLALTHPLVLVELACGTPPSPREHTLGSLSLLRTCNQATLDEVRELIEREKLYGLGCGFVDMALLASTLITPGARLWTLDRRLSELAQRFKVAHGILKPDMDQLGLQGLGPVEYRLASTA
- a CDS encoding type II toxin-antitoxin system VapB family antitoxin; amino-acid sequence: MRTTVTIEDSLFEKALEMADPDMDKTEIFREAFRTFVRVQAGKRLIALGGAAPDIKDVPRRRSDPVSS
- a CDS encoding acyl-CoA carboxylase subunit beta, which codes for MPQIESTISASNAPFVANRDHMLGLLKRVRDFEQRTRARSAASRERFEKRQQLLPRERLSLLLDPGAPFLELASLAGLGLDTADLERSVPGGGLIAGIGFVSGMRCMVLASDSGIDAGALQPMGLDKQLRIQEIALENRLPYVQLVESAGANLMQYRVEDFVRGGNLFRNLARMSADGLPVITVTHGSSTAGGAYQTGLSDYIILVRGRSRAFLAGPPLLKAATGEIATEEELGGAVMHTSISGLGDYLAEDDRDGLRIARDILAQIDWNRGMPAERPRAFKPPRHDTEELLGIMPADHKRPVDMKQIIARIADDSDFLEFGENYGSATVCGHFKLEGWPVGVITNNGPIDPAGASKATHFIQACCQSRTPILYLNNTTGFMVGRSYEEAGIIKHGSKMIQAVTNATVPQVTIYCGASYGAGNYAMCGRGFHPRFCFSWPNAKTAVMGGEQAAQTMRIVAEAGMRRKGQVDEARLDEMAQRIVDRFDSQMSVFTTSAHLLDDGVIDPRDTRAVLAKVLAVCREAQARRPQKMQFSVARP
- a CDS encoding type II toxin-antitoxin system RelE/ParE family toxin, producing the protein MTYAVTLTREALEDLLRLEDFLVESALLHGDLDLPRRAITAIRTEFRILETNPFTCRIADADRLERELVIPFGASGYVALFRVISEREVVVAAIRHQREDDYH
- a CDS encoding acetyl-CoA carboxylase biotin carboxylase subunit; protein product: MSTMTPFSKILVANRGEIALRVMRSAKILGYRTVAVYSSADARAAHVAAADQAVCIGEPLPAQSYLRIPAIIDAARASGADAVHPGYGFLAENEDFAAACRESGLVFIGPSPEAIRAMGDKAGAKQLMMQAGVPCIPGYLGEDQSEQRLADEAARLGYPVMIKATAGGGGRGMRLVKSHGEFVELLRGAQSEAKNAFGNATVLLERAIVEPRHIEIQVFADRHGNALHLGERDCSVQRRHQKVIEEAPSPAVDAQLRARMGATAVAAVKAIGYEGAGTLEFLLDRDGNYYFMEMNTRLQVEHPVTEAITGLDLVEWQLRVAAGEPLPLAQEDIRFQGHAIEVRLCAEDVPAGFMPQSGTMRRWQPPHGLRVEHALGDGAVIPPCYDSMIAKLIAHGRSRDEARRKLLRGLQDTVALGVRTNQDFLARCLAQPVFAAGGATTAFIAQHEGELLQPEEAAGTGAALIGAWLLYETAGEARQGAGSRRLAHGLPIGMRFSLDGSDCQVGVSQTRAQVFTLTANGVEHVLEAIALGEHDARFILDGVMDSTVFDRDDSSLWLRYAGHPHALEDRTRSAPARREDGGGDGRVRASMNGRVIALHAAPGDKVTAGQPLVTLEAMKMEHVHNACATGTLLAVHVAVGDQVEAQRVVAEIRAEAPSTGPTGAMPSAPVSSPAGGNS
- a CDS encoding YlcI/YnfO family protein, whose translation is MKTAQLPPVRVEQSVRDEIESVLRQGESLSQFVENAAVQAAQRRRSQHEFLARGRESLKRANKSGEYYSAKDALDAMQARLDVRILQLAQEKRGRVVRP
- a CDS encoding GntR family transcriptional regulator; translated protein: MPSLPSPTQPATITIAPLEVRSASLAEQAYARLRTLILDRQISAGSPLQEARLAEELRISRTPMREALVRLAGEGLLVRRDARSYAVRALGTKEYFDCMRAREVIECECIALAVAKITDAQIDELEAQGKALHSGEHSEIEHFHFDDHFHLVIASASGNVVFPRLVEELRVNARLFRLHSPLHRQRENHDEHGEIVAALRSRDAGRAREAMRSHLRSLQDDVRRALTE
- a CDS encoding amino acid ABC transporter permease, whose product is MGQGWSWSGFVDYLFNPYLLSGAVTTLWLTLAAIAGGLVVGFALALARLSSRRWLCAPAHFYIWVFRGTPLLVQLIIIYTGLPQLGLKLSVIESALLGLILNEAAYLAEIVRGGIQSVPPGQTNAARAVGFSSAQTMRYIVMPQAMRLIVPTLGNSINGLLKTTSITSVISMEELLRRTQVLIQEKFMVLELFIVAAIYYLLMTTAWDFIQRRIERHYGRAHGDAGAPPIPAEPALEQR